The Candidatus Atribacteria bacterium sequence ATCCACAATATGTTAAATCCCATACACATATTTACTACCTGCTACCAAGGTATTTTATTTTAGTGAAATGCCATATTTTATCTTGACATATCTATATTTAGTGTATTATTATAAATACAATCCTACATTTAGGGGTGCAAGATGAAGTGTCCTTATTGTGGTTATTACGATACCGGAGTAATTGAATCCCGACATATAGAAAATGAATTGGTAATTAGAAGAAGAAGGATTTGCAAAAAATGTAATAAAAGATTCACCACTTATGAAAGAGTGGATCTAATTCCCCTAATGGTAATAAAAAAAGATAATCGAAGGGAACCTTTTTCTCGCGAAAAGATCACCAACGGTATTATCAAAGCCTGTGAAAAAAGACCAATTAGTATAGACATTATCAATAATCTAGTAAACAGCATAGAAGAGACCATAAAAAGTGGAGGAGTTGATGAAGTTAAGAGTGATCTGATTGGTGAATTGGTTATCTCTAAATTACGAGATTTAGATGAAGTAGCCTACGTAAGATTTGCCTCGGTATACAGGCAATTTAAAGATTTAAGCAGCTTCGTAAAAGAAATAAGAAAGATTAGTAAATAGATATAGATTTACTTTTATAGGAATTCCCTTTCCCCGAAAGGATTCGATTTATTGAATCCGCAGGGAAACAAGCAGACAAATCCAGCCCTACCTTAATTGCTCTATAAAAAGAATTTTGAGGT is a genomic window containing:
- the nrdR gene encoding transcriptional repressor NrdR; this translates as MKCPYCGYYDTGVIESRHIENELVIRRRRICKKCNKRFTTYERVDLIPLMVIKKDNRREPFSREKITNGIIKACEKRPISIDIINNLVNSIEETIKSGGVDEVKSDLIGELVISKLRDLDEVAYVRFASVYRQFKDLSSFVKEIRKISK